A window of Pseudocalidococcus azoricus BACA0444 contains these coding sequences:
- a CDS encoding Mo-dependent nitrogenase C-terminal domain-containing protein, translated as MSPPQSSPKFPKFLKVLFQRFQAWLESIEVRHSRRAHWLCRWIPAQCPFERDVKIGPWQFHIPALCHLNPFYEQLMVLRFRALCFLADECGEDISQYC; from the coding sequence ATGTCTCCACCTCAATCGTCTCCTAAGTTTCCAAAATTTCTCAAAGTGCTGTTTCAGCGTTTCCAGGCCTGGTTAGAATCCATTGAAGTGCGTCATAGCCGCCGGGCCCATTGGTTATGTCGGTGGATTCCTGCCCAATGCCCCTTTGAACGGGATGTTAAAATTGGTCCCTGGCAGTTTCATATTCCGGCCCTGTGCCATCTCAACCCCTTCTATGAGCAATTGATGGTCTTGCGCTTCCGGGCCTTATGTTTCTTAGCCGATGAATG
- a CDS encoding NAD(P)H-dependent flavin oxidoreductase gives MNASVFFKPLTVGTHTARYPIIQGAMAVKVSGAKLAAAVAEAGGIGLISSFGIGFDSPYFPERAPRKTFFQANQLALQDALTTARKLSPTGIIGVNILVATKDYLALAQTAAAGGADLIVTGAGLPLTLPEVTQDYLHVALVPIVADLESAQIICQAWGKNYHRYPDAIIVENCQKIGGHFASQCQDGIPNDLGQTLQHLRHYLNSLNLQIPIIITGGIWEQEDIQQMLRLGADGVQIGSRFITTQECDAADAYKQVHLQARPEDIISITSPVGKPARVLKNQLTTDIATQAPTLERRCLANCLQTCLCRDQGTSFCLLQVLNAASQGDVQAGLLFASGNVRPIRKILSVAELMASWGCASSDG, from the coding sequence ATGAACGCTTCTGTATTCTTTAAGCCCTTAACTGTTGGTACACATACGGCTCGATATCCAATTATCCAAGGGGCAATGGCCGTGAAAGTCTCCGGGGCTAAGTTGGCGGCGGCGGTGGCGGAAGCGGGAGGAATTGGCCTGATCTCGAGCTTTGGGATCGGCTTTGACTCCCCATATTTTCCAGAGCGAGCGCCCCGGAAGACTTTTTTCCAGGCCAACCAACTCGCCCTTCAAGATGCCCTGACTACGGCTAGAAAGCTATCTCCCACGGGAATAATTGGTGTGAATATCCTCGTTGCCACCAAAGATTATTTAGCCCTAGCCCAAACCGCAGCGGCCGGGGGGGCAGATTTAATTGTGACTGGGGCCGGGTTGCCCTTGACTTTGCCAGAAGTGACCCAAGATTATCTCCATGTGGCCCTCGTGCCGATTGTGGCGGATCTGGAGTCGGCTCAGATAATCTGCCAGGCCTGGGGGAAAAATTACCATCGTTATCCAGATGCCATAATTGTTGAAAACTGCCAGAAAATTGGTGGCCATTTTGCCAGCCAATGCCAGGATGGGATCCCCAATGATCTCGGTCAAACCCTCCAACACCTGCGCCATTACCTGAACAGTCTTAACCTCCAGATTCCGATCATCATTACAGGGGGCATTTGGGAGCAGGAAGACATTCAGCAGATGTTGCGGTTGGGCGCAGATGGGGTGCAAATTGGCAGTCGGTTTATTACAACCCAAGAATGTGATGCCGCTGATGCCTATAAACAAGTCCACCTCCAGGCCAGGCCTGAGGATATTATTTCAATCACCAGTCCCGTGGGAAAACCCGCCCGCGTCCTGAAAAATCAACTCACAACAGATATTGCCACCCAAGCCCCAACCTTAGAGCGAAGATGCCTTGCCAACTGCCTCCAAACCTGTCTTTGCCGAGATCAAGGGACTTCATTTTGCCTCCTCCAAGTTCTCAACGCCGCAAGCCAAGGGGATGTTCAGGCCGGATTGCTCTTTGCCAGCGGAAATGTTCGGCCAATTCGGAAAATTCTATCTGTGGCTGAACTGATGGCAAGTTGGGGCTGTGCCTCTAGTGATGGTTGA
- a CDS encoding acyl-CoA desaturase produces the protein MPTESISESNLNSVTVVNTPQAPTNYPVNWLSVAFFALVHGLACLAPWFFSWSALGVLLVLHWLFGSIGICLGYHRLLSHRSFKVPRWLEYPIAVIGALALQGGPIFWVAGHRLHHAHTEDVELDPYSAQRGFWWSHILWLFCPNPAVFDYDQYQKYAPDLVKQPFYRWLNRNFLWLQLPLGILLYLMGGWSWVIYGMFVRAVLLWHSTWFINSVTHVWGYRTFHVADNSRNLWWAAILTYGEGWHNNHHAFPKVAKAGWRWWEIDVTWWVIAALEKLGLATHVIMPPTFKTETQQP, from the coding sequence ATGCCAACCGAATCAATTTCAGAGTCCAATCTCAATAGTGTCACGGTGGTCAATACTCCCCAGGCCCCGACAAACTATCCAGTGAATTGGCTATCCGTTGCCTTTTTTGCCCTTGTCCATGGCCTGGCCTGTTTAGCCCCTTGGTTTTTCTCCTGGTCAGCCTTAGGAGTCCTCCTGGTATTGCACTGGCTATTTGGCAGTATCGGTATTTGCCTCGGCTATCATCGGCTCCTGAGTCATCGTAGTTTCAAAGTTCCCCGCTGGTTGGAATACCCCATTGCTGTGATTGGGGCCTTGGCCTTACAGGGGGGGCCGATTTTTTGGGTTGCCGGTCATCGGTTGCATCATGCCCATACAGAAGATGTAGAACTGGATCCCTACTCGGCCCAGCGGGGGTTTTGGTGGAGTCATATCCTTTGGTTGTTCTGTCCGAATCCGGCGGTGTTTGATTATGACCAGTATCAAAAATATGCCCCCGATCTAGTCAAGCAACCCTTTTACCGCTGGTTGAATCGTAATTTTCTCTGGTTGCAGTTGCCCTTAGGAATTTTGCTCTATCTTATGGGCGGTTGGTCATGGGTCATTTATGGGATGTTTGTCCGGGCCGTGTTGCTGTGGCATAGCACTTGGTTTATTAACTCTGTCACCCATGTTTGGGGTTATCGGACGTTCCATGTGGCGGATAATTCTCGTAACCTGTGGTGGGCGGCAATTCTAACCTATGGCGAAGGTTGGCATAATAATCATCACGCCTTTCCCAAAGTGGCCAAAGCAGGCTGGCGGTGGTGGGAAATTGATGTCACTTGGTGGGTGATTGCAGCCCTAGAAAAACTTGGCCTGGCCACCCACGTCATCATGCCCCCAACCTTTAAAACTGAAACTCAGCAACCTTGA
- a CDS encoding ATP-binding protein has product MPLQQTLQVASDLGKLDQVLSWFAQARPEWVQKTIWLQLELALAEAFTNAVRHAHHHSPEPPPVLIELQGTATAVELKVWDHGPTFNLQEKLATLPEQISPDQDGGRGLKLLQNIASELEYRRIGSQNCLILRKVLD; this is encoded by the coding sequence GTGCCCCTTCAACAAACCCTCCAAGTAGCCAGCGACTTAGGGAAACTAGATCAAGTCCTAAGTTGGTTCGCCCAGGCCCGCCCGGAATGGGTCCAGAAAACGATTTGGCTCCAACTGGAATTAGCCCTCGCTGAAGCCTTTACCAATGCGGTGCGCCATGCCCATCACCATAGCCCAGAGCCGCCGCCTGTCTTGATTGAACTCCAAGGAACCGCCACTGCCGTAGAACTGAAAGTCTGGGATCACGGGCCCACATTTAATCTCCAGGAAAAACTGGCCACGCTGCCGGAGCAAATTTCCCCAGACCAGGATGGCGGGCGCGGCTTGAAATTATTACAAAACATTGCGAGTGAATTAGAGTATCGGCGCATCGGCTCCCAAAACTGTTTGATTTTACGCAAGGTTCTCGACTGA